One segment of Odocoileus virginianus isolate 20LAN1187 ecotype Illinois unplaced genomic scaffold, Ovbor_1.2 Unplaced_Scaffold_21, whole genome shotgun sequence DNA contains the following:
- the LOC110124285 gene encoding olfactory receptor 6C1-like, with amino-acid sequence MRNCTEIRKFILLGLSDDPQVQVVIFVFLLITYMLSITGNLTIIILTLLDAHLQTPMYFFLRSFSILEVSFTTVTIPKFLATIITGDKTISFNDCMAQLFFFILLGVTEFYLLAAMSYDRYIAICKPLHYMTIMNHRVCTLLVLVSWLASFLIIFPLLMLLIQLDYCKSNAINHFTCDYFPLLQLSCSNTKLLEVMGFSSAVFTLMFTLTLIILSYTYIIRTILRIPSTTQRTKAFSTCSSHMIVISISYGSCIFMYMNPSAKDRVSLSKGVAVLNTSVAPMLNPFIYTLRNLQVKRAFMDMARKTLLFSRK; translated from the coding sequence ATGAGAAACTGCACAGAAATAAGAAAGTTTATCCTCCTGGGACTGTCAGATGACCCACAAGTTCAGGTTGTGATCTTTGTCTTTCTGCTTATCACCTACATGCTCAGCATCACTGGGAACCTGACCATTATCATCCTGACCCTACTGGATGCCCACCTCCAGAcccccatgtatttcttcctcagGAGTTTCTCTATATTAGAGGTGTCATTCACAACTGTCACTATACCAAAGTTCCTGGCCACCATCATTACAGGAGATAAAACCATCTCTTTTAATGATTGTATGgctcagttattttttttcattctcttgggaGTCACTGAGTTTTACCTTCTGGCTGCCATGTCCTATGACCGTTACATTGCCATCTGCAAACCGCTGCATTACATGACCATCATGAATCATAGAGTCTGCACACTGCTTGTCTTGGTTTCTTGGCTGGCTTCATTCTTAATTATATTTCCATTACTCATGCTGCTCATACAGCTTGATTACTGTAAGTCCAATGCTATCAATCATTTTACTTGTGATTATTTCCCCTTATTACAACTTTCATGTTCAAATACCAAATTACTAGAAGTGATGGGCTTTTCCTCTGCTGTGTTTACCTTAATGTTCACTTTGACATTAATAATTCTGtcttatacatatataatcagAACAATTTTGAGGATCCCTTCTACCACTCAGAGGACAAAGGCCTTTTCCACGTGTTCTTCCCACATGATTGTTATCTCCATCTCTTACGGCAGCTGCATTTTCATGTACATGAATCCATCAGCAAAGGATAGAGTGTCTTTGAGCAAGGGGGTGGCTGTGCTTAACACCTCAGTAgcccccatgctgaacccctttaTTTATACCCTAAGGAATCTACAAGTCAAGCGAGCCTTCATGGACATGGCCAGGAAGACTCTACTTTtctcaaggaaatga